A part of Candidatus Omnitrophota bacterium genomic DNA contains:
- the pyrH gene encoding UMP kinase translates to MVKPVYKRIVLKISGEALAGKKPHGIDPQVLKAISAQIKEIRDMAVDVAVVLGAGNILRGQENTDCRGLDMDRSVADYMGMLATVINGLSLQDTLEKSGVPTRVMTAIEMQKIAEPYIRRRAIRHLEKGRVVIFVAGTGNPYFTTDTAAALRAMEINADAILKATKVDGVYSADPMKVKNAKKFSRLKYIDVLKKGLKVMDATAVSLCMDNKLPIVIFNLNRLGNTRRVILGENIGTVVR, encoded by the coding sequence ATGGTAAAACCAGTTTATAAAAGGATTGTCCTTAAAATAAGCGGTGAAGCGCTTGCGGGAAAGAAACCGCATGGCATAGATCCGCAGGTTCTTAAAGCCATATCGGCCCAGATTAAAGAAATTAGAGATATGGCGGTAGATGTGGCTGTTGTTTTAGGTGCAGGTAATATCTTGCGGGGCCAAGAAAATACTGATTGCCGTGGGTTGGATATGGACCGTAGTGTCGCAGATTATATGGGGATGTTAGCTACTGTAATCAATGGACTTTCTTTACAAGATACTTTGGAGAAAAGCGGCGTGCCTACTCGCGTTATGACCGCCATTGAGATGCAAAAGATAGCGGAGCCTTATATTAGAAGGAGAGCGATACGGCATTTAGAAAAGGGCAGAGTGGTAATTTTTGTGGCAGGTACCGGGAATCCTTATTTTACTACTGACACAGCCGCAGCGTTACGTGCCATGGAAATTAATGCCGATGCTATTCTTAAAGCTACTAAAGTTGATGGTGTATATTCTGCTGATCCGATGAAAGTAAAAAATGCTAAAAAATTTAGCCGTTTAAAATATATAGATGTGCTTAAAAAAGGTTTAAAGGTAATGGATGCAACGGCAGTTAGCCTTTGTATGGACAATAAACTACCCATTGTTATTTTTAATCTTAATCGCCTGGGTAATACCAGGCGGGTAATTTTGGGTGAAAATATCGGTACGGTTGTTAGATAA
- the tsf gene encoding elongation factor Ts (EF-Ts; functions during elongation stage of protein translation; forms a dimer; associates with EF-Tu-GDP complex and promotes exchange of GDP to GTP resulting in regeneration of the active form of EF-Tu) — MKSSVDAIKELRDLTCSSVAHCKKALEEAKGDIKQAIILLRKQGLEVAAKKQGRAAKEGRVDSYIHHGNKIGVLLEVNCESDFVARNEEFIKFTKDLAMQIAATSPEYIKKEDVPEEVLKHEKSKEDYYKNNCLLEQVFVKDPTLTIKDYLGNIVSKIGENVVIRRFTRYKIGE; from the coding sequence ATGAAGAGTTCAGTTGATGCAATTAAGGAGTTAAGAGATTTAACCTGTTCAAGTGTTGCTCATTGTAAAAAAGCCCTAGAGGAAGCCAAGGGAGACATAAAGCAGGCAATTATATTATTACGCAAACAAGGATTGGAAGTCGCTGCTAAAAAGCAGGGCCGTGCGGCTAAAGAAGGCAGGGTCGATTCTTATATACATCATGGTAACAAAATTGGGGTTCTACTAGAGGTTAACTGCGAATCGGATTTTGTTGCTAGAAATGAGGAGTTTATTAAATTTACCAAAGACCTGGCTATGCAGATTGCCGCGACTAGTCCGGAGTATATTAAGAAAGAGGATGTTCCGGAGGAGGTCTTAAAGCATGAAAAGAGCAAAGAAGATTACTATAAAAATAATTGTTTACTAGAACAGGTTTTTGTAAAAGATCCAACTCTGACGATCAAGGATTATTTAGGCAACATCGTTTCAAAAATCGGCGAAAATGTGGTTATCCGCAGGTTTACCCGTTATAAGATCGGCGAATAA
- a CDS encoding ABC transporter ATP-binding protein — protein sequence MKDYLKLLKFVKPYKGLFFAAIVCMGFSAVFNGVTYTMMLPLVDIVLTHKKIIVPTKLPDFLANFVDKINNIPPGVMLNYMVIGFLLLLFLKGVFGFFQSYLMSDIGQRVIRDIKSQLYAKIQSLSLNYFTHKRGGELMSRITNDAKIVENAVSYGSTDLIYQSLQVVIFAAFIFFIYFKMALISFVFLPLISFPIIKVGKALRKLSKRSQEKIADTNSLLYETIMGARIVKAFNMEEYEVNKFNRVNVDYFKICMRTIKRSLLLNSSMELLIAVAGACVVFWGGHEVIAGRISFGVFGLFIGSFFSLFSPFKKLSQVNALNQQGLAASERIHEVLETQASVKEALQPRVMENFKKNIRFSDVWFSYTDAQILKGITLDIEHGQMLAIVGPSGSGKSTLVDLIPRFYDPQKGIVSIDGVDIREFSLKSLRNQIGIVNQETMLFNDTIRSNIAYGKLNASTEEIEEAARKAHAHDFILKCPQGYETTIGDRGVKISGGERQRIAIARALLKDAPILILDEATSQLDSASERIVQEALDQLVTGRTVFMIAHRLSTVRNANRIVVLDKGMIVEQGTHSQLLEHNGLYKRLYEAQELQK from the coding sequence ATGAAGGATTACTTAAAATTATTGAAATTTGTGAAGCCTTACAAGGGGCTTTTTTTTGCTGCTATCGTTTGTATGGGGTTCTCTGCGGTATTTAACGGGGTAACTTATACGATGATGCTGCCATTGGTTGATATAGTTTTGACCCATAAAAAGATTATTGTCCCTACTAAATTACCGGATTTTCTGGCTAATTTTGTAGATAAAATAAACAATATTCCTCCGGGTGTTATGCTCAACTATATGGTGATTGGTTTTCTGCTATTGCTTTTCTTAAAAGGAGTTTTTGGGTTTTTCCAAAGTTATCTTATGTCGGATATCGGCCAGCGGGTGATCCGGGATATCAAGAGCCAGCTTTACGCTAAGATTCAGTCACTATCTCTTAATTATTTTACCCATAAACGCGGCGGAGAGTTGATGTCGCGGATTACTAACGACGCCAAAATCGTAGAAAATGCCGTTTCTTATGGTTCAACGGATTTGATTTATCAGAGCCTGCAGGTAGTAATTTTTGCTGCCTTTATTTTCTTTATCTATTTTAAGATGGCTTTGATTTCATTTGTGTTTTTACCTTTGATTAGTTTCCCAATTATAAAAGTCGGTAAGGCCTTAAGAAAGCTTTCCAAACGTTCCCAGGAAAAGATTGCCGATACTAATTCCCTGCTATATGAGACGATTATGGGAGCCAGAATCGTTAAGGCTTTTAATATGGAGGAGTATGAGGTTAATAAATTTAACCGGGTAAATGTAGATTATTTTAAAATCTGTATGAGGACAATCAAGCGTTCGCTTTTACTTAATTCTTCTATGGAGCTTTTAATAGCAGTAGCCGGAGCTTGTGTTGTTTTCTGGGGCGGGCATGAGGTTATTGCCGGCAGGATTTCTTTTGGAGTATTTGGGCTTTTTATAGGTTCATTTTTTTCATTGTTTAGCCCATTTAAAAAATTAAGTCAGGTTAATGCTTTGAATCAACAGGGCTTGGCCGCTAGCGAGCGCATACATGAGGTATTGGAAACTCAAGCTAGCGTAAAAGAGGCGCTGCAACCAAGGGTTATGGAAAATTTTAAGAAGAATATCAGATTTAGCGATGTTTGGTTCAGTTATACTGATGCCCAGATTTTAAAGGGAATTACTTTAGATATAGAGCATGGCCAGATGCTGGCGATTGTCGGGCCTAGCGGTTCAGGTAAGAGTACATTGGTAGATTTAATTCCGCGATTTTATGATCCTCAGAAAGGGATTGTATCTATCGACGGAGTTGATATCCGGGAATTTAGTTTAAAATCATTACGTAACCAAATTGGCATAGTCAATCAGGAAACCATGCTTTTTAATGACACAATCCGTTCTAATATCGCTTATGGTAAGCTCAATGCTTCTACTGAAGAGATTGAAGAAGCAGCCAGGAAGGCGCACGCACATGATTTTATACTTAAATGCCCTCAAGGGTATGAGACGACTATTGGTGATAGAGGAGTTAAGATTTCTGGCGGAGAGCGTCAACGCATTGCTATAGCGCGCGCTCTTTTAAAGGATGCTCCGATATTGATTCTGGATGAAGCCACTTCGCAATTAGATTCTGCCTCTGAACGCATTGTACAGGAGGCCCTTGATCAGCTAGTTACTGGGAGAACGGTATTTATGATTGCACATCGGCTTTCTACGGTAAGAAATGCAAACAGAATTGTAGTTTTAGATAAAGGAATGATTGTTGAACAAGGAACGCATAGCCAACTGCTGGAACACAATGGTTTGTATAAGCGGTTGTATGAGGCCCAAGAGTTACAAAAATAG
- the rpsB gene encoding 30S ribosomal protein S2, producing the protein MPSELIKQLLEAGVHFGHQTKRWNPKMKKFIFGSRSGIYIIDLEKTEECINAARDFLTEITSKGEFVLFVGTKKQAQDVIKQEAIRSGMYYVTDRWPGGMLTNFSTIKKSINRLKDIEKMRTDGTFEKLTKKEVALLEKELAKLNKNFSGIVPMERMPKAVFVVDTKKEETAVREARRLGIPIIGLIDTNSNPSLVDYPIPGNDDATKSIRTVAAIIADTIIEGRKKFLSYLTQEGVKVEEAKQDIPVEVLPEEEIKIKEIEEIVEDSHPLTDNAAATKRAHLKPAADLKPKLRKKG; encoded by the coding sequence GTGCCATCAGAATTAATCAAGCAACTTCTAGAAGCAGGGGTACATTTTGGGCACCAGACTAAACGCTGGAATCCGAAGATGAAAAAATTTATTTTTGGTTCAAGAAGCGGTATTTATATCATCGATCTGGAAAAGACCGAGGAATGTATTAATGCTGCTCGGGATTTTTTAACTGAGATAACCTCTAAGGGTGAATTTGTACTCTTTGTGGGGACTAAAAAACAGGCTCAGGATGTAATTAAGCAGGAGGCTATACGCAGCGGAATGTATTATGTTACTGACCGTTGGCCGGGCGGAATGCTTACAAATTTTTCCACTATAAAGAAGAGTATTAATCGGCTAAAAGATATCGAAAAAATGCGCACAGACGGGACATTTGAGAAATTAACTAAAAAAGAGGTTGCGCTTTTAGAAAAAGAACTGGCTAAACTGAATAAAAACTTCTCAGGGATTGTTCCTATGGAGCGGATGCCCAAGGCGGTATTTGTCGTAGATACTAAAAAAGAAGAGACTGCGGTGCGAGAGGCACGTAGATTGGGTATCCCGATAATCGGGTTAATTGATACTAATTCTAATCCTTCTTTGGTGGATTATCCTATTCCTGGTAATGATGACGCTACTAAATCTATTCGCACGGTAGCGGCGATTATTGCCGATACGATTATTGAAGGCAGAAAAAAATTCTTGTCATATCTTACTCAAGAAGGGGTTAAGGTAGAGGAGGCTAAGCAAGATATTCCGGTTGAGGTTTTACCGGAAGAGGAGATTAAAATAAAAGAGATTGAAGAGATTGTTGAAGATAGCCATCCGCTTACTGATAATGCTGCAGCAACAAAAAGGGCGCATTTGAAACCAGCTGCGGATTTAAAGCCAAAATTAAGAAAAAAGGGGTAA